GGTGGGGCTTGCATTGATGTTTTTGATGCCTTTGATTTTGGTATTTATCATTACTATCATTCAGGACAGCGCCTATAAGGTGGTGAATGAGAATCAGATCCCCCTCTTGGTCGTAAATCATGATACCGGCAAAGAGGGCGGAAAGCTGGTTGCTGCATTGAAAAAATCAGGGCTTTTTAAAATTGATTCTCAGAATGGTATTGCGCAGCAATCGTTGAAATCGGAGCTGCTTTCGCGCGGCAAACTGATCGCCTTATACATTCCGCCACGTTTTTCGGCAGGCCTGGAAAGTAATGCGGCAGATGTAAGCAAAATCCTGATGGACGATCTCGGACTGGAACACCATGTAGCCGATCCTGAAAAGGTGGATATGCCAAGGCTCTCTTTTTATAACGATCCGGTTTTGCAGGAAAATTACAGCTATTCGGTCATGGGCATCATTCAATCCTACATGAGCGTGATCGAAAATTCGCTGATGATCGACCGGATGTACAGCAATATGGACCTGGGAGATAAATCACAGAAGCTGAAAGAGAAAATGATTTCCAACAGGGTAGCCATTGACCAGATCGTAGCCAGTAATAGCAACTCGACGGCCATCCCCAATTCTACCCAGCATAACGTACCCGCCTGGACGATTTTTGCCATGTTTTTCATGGTGGTATCATTGGGAAGCAACATTGTAAAAGAGCGGGTCAATGGTAGTTTTTTACGGCTCAAAACCATGCCGACCACTTTCATGCTGGTCATGTTTAGTAAAATGGCTATTTATGTGGTTGTGGCCGTGTTACAGGTTGCACTCACTTTTTCAATGGGTATATGGATACTGCCCAGGCTCGGCCTGCCATTACTGACTGTGCCTGACAATTTTGTGGCCCTGGCGGCGGTGGTGCTGATCAGTAGCATGGCGGCGGTGAGCTATGCTTTAATGATAGGCGCTTTTGCCAAAACCGAGCAGCAGGCCAATGGTTTCGGCGCTATTTCGATCATCATTTTTGGCGCGATAGGCGGGATACTGGTGCCCACATTTGTGATGCCGGGCTTCATGCAGTTTGCTGCCAATTTTTCCCCGTTGCATTGGTGTCTGGAAGGGTTTTATGTACTTTTTCTCAAAGGCGGTAGCTGGCAGGAGCTAAGGTACGTATTTGCTTTCCTGGGGATTTTTATCCTGATTTGCCAAGTTAGCACCTATTTTAAGTTGCGGTTAGAAAGAATTATTTAAGTTTGAATCACAGAACCCCGTCAGAGATCATAATCCGCTCGGAAGAGATTAACAAAATCATATGGACATAGAAAGTTTGAAGCCCATTTTGAAAGGGCAGATTGTGCAATACCTGAATTTACTGGATATAAACCCTGCCGATATCAAAGACGACGAGCCTTTATTTGGCGGCGATCTGGGCCTTGATTCGATCGATTCGCTTGAACTGGTCGTGCTGCTCGAAAGGGAGTACGGCATCAAAATCACCAATCCCGCCGAAGGGAGGAAAATCCTGGTCGATGTGAATCATATGGCCGAATACATTTTGGCCAATACCAAACCTGCCTGATGATGAAACCGGTGCTGGTAACTGGAATGGGCATTATTTCTGCGATTGGTGAAAATCTTTCGGAGAACCACGAAAGTTTGCGCCATGCCCGGACGGGCATTTCCAGGGCGGTCCATTTCAAGTCTCACTATGCTTCATTGCTGCCTTTTGGTGAAATCAATGTCAGCAATGATCATTTGAAGCAATCGCTGGGTTTAGAAGATAGTAAAGGTTACACTCGGACTTGCTTGTTGGCAGATAAGGCTTTTAACGAAGCCGTGGCAGACGCCGGACTTTCACAGGCTGACATTTCATCTTTTGACACTGCATTGATATCGGCCAGCACGGTAGGAGGCATGTGCCTGACCGACCAGCTCTATGAAGACGCCAACCTGAAATCCGCGGGCTCTGAATATCTGAGTGCTTACGGCTGCTCGGCCCATACGATGAAACTGATCAGAAGATATAAAATCAAGGGATTTACCGATACCATCAACACAGCCTGCTCTTCTTCTGCTAACGCGATTATGCTCGGTGCGCGCCTGATCAGGTCGGGCAGGGCCCAGAGAGTGATTGTAGGAGGGGTTGACAGCCTTGCCAAATACACGGTCAATGGCTTTAATGCACTTAAAATCCTTTCCGAAAACCCCTGCAAACCCTTCGACGTCAACCGCGACGGGCTCAATCTGGGCGAAGCTGCGGCCTACCTTGTACTGGAATCCCAGGAAGCGGCCTCAGGCAAAAAGGTATATGCCCGGGTTGCTGGATACGGCAATGCCAATGATGCCCATCACCCTTCGGCGATGTCGGATGAGGCAATTGGGGCTATCCGAAGTATGAAAGAGGCGATGGAAGTAGCCGGCGTGACCTGCGATCAGATCGACTACGTCAATGCACATGGTACCGGAACGCAAAACAATGACCAGGTGGAATTATATGGCCTGAGCGCGTTGTTTGAGCAGATTCCGCCATTTGGCTCCACCAAATCCTATACGGGCCACACCTTGGGAGCAGCCGGCGCGGTGGAGGCAATTTTTAGTATTTTAAGCATTAATCACGCGGAATTGTTTCCCAGCCTGCATGTCAAAACGCCCATCGCGAATTATCCCAATAGCCCGATAGCGGCATACACAAAAACGGAGAAAGTCAATTATGTACTTTCCAATTCATTTGGCTTTGGAGGCAACTGTACCTCGCTGGTTTTTGCAGGTGTTAATTAACTGCCATTA
The genomic region above belongs to Dyadobacter pollutisoli and contains:
- a CDS encoding beta-ketoacyl-[acyl-carrier-protein] synthase family protein; its protein translation is MMKPVLVTGMGIISAIGENLSENHESLRHARTGISRAVHFKSHYASLLPFGEINVSNDHLKQSLGLEDSKGYTRTCLLADKAFNEAVADAGLSQADISSFDTALISASTVGGMCLTDQLYEDANLKSAGSEYLSAYGCSAHTMKLIRRYKIKGFTDTINTACSSSANAIMLGARLIRSGRAQRVIVGGVDSLAKYTVNGFNALKILSENPCKPFDVNRDGLNLGEAAAYLVLESQEAASGKKVYARVAGYGNANDAHHPSAMSDEAIGAIRSMKEAMEVAGVTCDQIDYVNAHGTGTQNNDQVELYGLSALFEQIPPFGSTKSYTGHTLGAAGAVEAIFSILSINHAELFPSLHVKTPIANYPNSPIAAYTKTEKVNYVLSNSFGFGGNCTSLVFAGVN
- a CDS encoding ABC transporter permease, whose product is MFKIISSLRKEFLLLINDKVGLALMFLMPLILVFIITIIQDSAYKVVNENQIPLLVVNHDTGKEGGKLVAALKKSGLFKIDSQNGIAQQSLKSELLSRGKLIALYIPPRFSAGLESNAADVSKILMDDLGLEHHVADPEKVDMPRLSFYNDPVLQENYSYSVMGIIQSYMSVIENSLMIDRMYSNMDLGDKSQKLKEKMISNRVAIDQIVASNSNSTAIPNSTQHNVPAWTIFAMFFMVVSLGSNIVKERVNGSFLRLKTMPTTFMLVMFSKMAIYVVVAVLQVALTFSMGIWILPRLGLPLLTVPDNFVALAAVVLISSMAAVSYALMIGAFAKTEQQANGFGAISIIIFGAIGGILVPTFVMPGFMQFAANFSPLHWCLEGFYVLFLKGGSWQELRYVFAFLGIFILICQVSTYFKLRLERII
- a CDS encoding phosphopantetheine-binding protein codes for the protein MDIESLKPILKGQIVQYLNLLDINPADIKDDEPLFGGDLGLDSIDSLELVVLLEREYGIKITNPAEGRKILVDVNHMAEYILANTKPA